The DNA window TAAACCTCTCTTCATGGCGAGCTGGCCGAGCGCCTGAGAATCAGCGTGGCTTTCATCAGGTTGAACTGATCACCCCGGTCGCATATGTGCCACATCGTTCTGCCGTCCTCGCTCATCCATTTGGCCGGGAACATGTGCATCCAGGCCGGTCGGTTCGGCGAGGCGCCCTTCGGGTCAGGGGTGTATGTCCACTCGGGCAGATCCTTCCCATAGGCGGCTGTGGTCCAAGGCCCCCAAGGCTCCGGAGCGTCGAAAATCCCCCATTCACCCGAATCGCCGTTGTGGCGGACACAAAGCAGATACCGCTTCAAAACCGGATGATAAACGCATGTCACGCCCCACTCCGTGCCGTTCGGATCGACAAATACCGGCTTCTGTTTCGTGATATATTTCGTCCATTTTGGGTTTCCCCTCTCGTCGAGTCCGGCGAAGAACTCACAGGCGTTTCGATCGGCGAGCTTATCCTTCGGAACCCTGAACAGCGCGAGACCATCTCTCCAGGGTTTGTCGCTGTAGCCGTAGATGTAGTTGTCACGAGCGCCTCGGTAAGCCCTGCCAAACTGGATTATCCCCGGCGAGGCAAAGGCAGCTCCTGGTTCATTAAACACTTGCCCCAGATCCCTCCAGCTCATACCGAGATCCCTCGATACCCACAGGTGGTTGTTGGTCCAGACATCCTGCTCG is part of the Candidatus Poribacteria bacterium genome and encodes:
- a CDS encoding DUF4185 domain-containing protein, with amino-acid sequence MMIKGKTVLCWAVFMLSSAGLSVVGSDRPPYPPSPVIKRIVFHNDTWVKAAPGSDQFGYTWAADDNIYVAWGDGGGFGGTNSLGRSSLGIARIEGMPPNWRAVNVWGGLNPLSKQRPILGKVSSGIIAIDDAIYIYVVEQDVWTNNHLWVSRDLGMSWRDLGQVFNEPGAAFASPGIIQFGRAYRGARDNYIYGYSDKPWRDGLALFRVPKDKLADRNACEFFAGLDERGNPKWTKYITKQKPVFVDPNGTEWGVTCVYHPVLKRYLLCVRHNGDSGEWGIFDAPEPWGPWTTAAYGKDLPEWTYTPDPKGASPNRPAWMHMFPAKWMSEDGRTMWHICDRGDQFNLMKATLILRRSASSP